A region from the uncultured Draconibacterium sp. genome encodes:
- a CDS encoding NAD(P)-binding oxidoreductase yields MMNILIVGASGATGRLLVKDLLDRGEKVTAVVRSTEKLSTLLHATNLKVVEAPVLELSDNTMAELVRDCDAVVSCLGHNMSFKGMYGKPRRLVTDAVRRLCVAIGVNKPQKPVKLILMNTSGNQNRDLNEPLVSAEKIAITLLRILVPPFTDNIEAAEYLRTQIGQHHPLIEWIAVRPDSLIDEDSVSPYEIHASPIRSAVLNPGKVSRINVACFMAELICNNNTWKRWKGQMPLIYNRETAEN; encoded by the coding sequence ATGATGAACATTTTAATAGTTGGGGCAAGCGGAGCAACAGGCCGCCTGCTGGTAAAAGATTTATTGGATCGCGGAGAAAAAGTAACAGCCGTTGTGCGGTCAACAGAAAAACTGAGCACGCTACTGCACGCTACGAACCTTAAAGTAGTTGAAGCCCCGGTGCTGGAGCTTAGCGATAACACGATGGCCGAATTGGTTCGCGACTGCGATGCTGTAGTTTCATGTCTGGGGCATAACATGAGCTTTAAAGGTATGTACGGAAAGCCGCGCCGCCTGGTAACAGATGCTGTTCGCCGGCTGTGTGTAGCCATCGGGGTGAATAAACCACAAAAACCGGTGAAGTTGATATTGATGAATACCTCCGGCAACCAGAACCGCGATCTGAACGAGCCCCTTGTTTCGGCTGAAAAAATCGCGATTACTCTGCTACGAATATTGGTGCCTCCTTTTACCGATAATATAGAGGCAGCTGAATACCTCCGCACGCAAATCGGGCAGCACCATCCCTTAATTGAATGGATAGCGGTACGCCCCGACAGCCTGATCGATGAGGACAGCGTGAGCCCTTACGAGATTCACGCTTCACCCATACGAAGTGCTGTTTTAAATCCCGGAAAAGTAAGCCGCATAAACGTAGCCTGCTTTATGGCCGAACTAATATGCAACAACAACACCTGGAAACGCTGGAAAGGACAAATGCCGCTTATCTACAACCGCGAAACAGCAGAAAATTAG